In Belonocnema kinseyi isolate 2016_QV_RU_SX_M_011 chromosome 4, B_treatae_v1, whole genome shotgun sequence, a single window of DNA contains:
- the LOC117171098 gene encoding uncharacterized protein LOC117171098, whose protein sequence is MTQRIVQEPSTVVATEVMGYFLRSKKGYEHLLVFQDLFSKWIKFAPLKKANAESINVAFLKLVVTRWSTSKVLHSDNGAEFNNNAVNKLAVEIIETGTPAFLNLEQEARSRKTIRSLREGEAELPPPDLQVWPTQMARLEHLRILERIPSTIENVLKTNIEVHNAEWNRNLKIICMAYNTMKHCSTGYSPFLLTFGREAYLSSMPSTIANVKYEELLDLWKRIHKHYLEKANEKIETQELKYKQLQDSRIAIPQGIHEPGDLMKLINDYQATKLSPSRKIRSNDACKNKSEKGLKAAGFGGSVLC, encoded by the exons ATGACGCAACGGATAGTCCAGGAGCCGTCGACAGTCGTGGCAACCGAAGTCATGGGTTATTTCCTTCGCAGTAAGAAGGGATATGAACACCTGTTAGTATTCCAGGATTTATTCTCAAAATGGATCAAGTTCGCACCGTTGAAAAAGGCCAATGCTGAAAGCATTAATGTAGCTTTCTTGAAATTAGTAGTTACCAGGTGGAGCACATCCAAGGTGCTACATTCTGACAATGGCGCCGAATTCAATAATAATGCGGTGAACAAGCTCGCGGTGGA GATCATCGAAACTGGGACTCCAGCGTTTCTTAATTTGGAGCAGGAGGCCCGTTCGCGAAAGACTATTCGCAGTTTAAGGGAAGGGGAGGCCGAGTTGCCACCACCCGACCTTCAGGTCTGGCCAACTCAGATGGCACGACTGGAGCACTTAAG AATCCTCGAGAGAATTCCCTCGACGATTGAGAATGTATTAAAAACGAACATCGAGGTTCATAACGCGGAATGGAATCGAAACCTGAAAATAATCTGCATGGCATACAACACTATGAAGCATTGCAGCACAGGATACTCACCTTTTCTATTGACCTTTGGAAGAGAGGCCTATTTGTCCTCAATGCCAAGCACAATAGCCAACGTCAAATATGAGGAACTACTCGATCTATGGAAGCGTATACATAAACACTATCTTGAAAAGGCTAATGAAAAAATAGAGACACAGGAACTAAAGTACAAACAACTGCAAGACTCGAGAATTGCCATACCACAGGGAATACATGAACCCGGAGATCTTATGAAACTTATTAACGATTATCAAGCTACTAAACTCTCTCCTTCACGCAAAATCAGAAGCA